Proteins from one Hydrogenophaga sp. SL48 genomic window:
- the pcnB gene encoding polynucleotide adenylyltransferase PcnB produces the protein MIKKFINKLLGKSNEPKPAKTPKFGKRDDVPASVHGIDRKLVDQRALDVVHTLKDAGFEAYLVGGAVRDLLLGLRPKDFDVATSATPEQVKGLFRRAFIIGRRFRIVHVVYGRGREHEMIEVSTFRAYLDSADAEQVAGNERTSKGELAGMKHAVDASGRVLRDNVWGPIEQDAARRDFSINAMYYDPESEIVVDFHNGIRDAKKKTLRMIGDAATRYREDPVRIIRAVRFAAKLSGLGFTFDAKTLEPLASSRKLLLDVPQSRLFDEMLKLLQTGHSLASVAQLKAVGLNTGIYPLLDVVVERADDEFVKLALQDTDRRVGESKPVAPSFLLACVLWADVRKGWSQRLQPRGNQRPPPAFGALQDAVDEVFESRIGDVSGRGKLGADMREIWMMQPRFDKRVGTSPFSLVEQARFRAGFDFLRLRAQVGEVEEELAHWWETFSMASDEVREDMVDAQRKVNQPKAGPGKARRVKKDDPDHPVSSNAAVPADDPRFRGADDGDETSGEDGGEPSAAGDAPEGSAPAKKRRRRRRKPGGAGGASGPADAGGAD, from the coding sequence ATGATCAAAAAATTCATCAACAAGCTGCTCGGCAAGTCCAACGAGCCCAAGCCCGCCAAAACGCCGAAGTTCGGCAAACGGGACGATGTGCCGGCCTCCGTGCACGGCATCGACCGCAAACTGGTCGACCAGCGCGCGCTGGACGTGGTGCACACCCTGAAAGACGCGGGCTTCGAGGCCTACCTGGTCGGTGGAGCGGTCCGTGACCTGCTGCTCGGCCTGCGCCCGAAAGACTTTGACGTGGCCACCAGCGCCACGCCCGAGCAGGTGAAAGGGCTGTTCCGCCGTGCCTTCATCATCGGCCGGCGCTTCCGCATCGTGCATGTGGTCTATGGGCGCGGGCGTGAACACGAAATGATCGAGGTGTCCACCTTCCGCGCCTACCTCGACAGCGCCGACGCCGAGCAGGTGGCCGGCAACGAGCGCACCAGCAAGGGCGAACTCGCCGGCATGAAACACGCGGTGGACGCCAGCGGCCGCGTGCTGCGCGACAACGTGTGGGGCCCGATCGAGCAGGACGCCGCGCGCCGCGATTTCAGCATCAACGCCATGTACTACGACCCCGAGTCGGAGATCGTGGTCGATTTCCACAACGGCATCCGTGACGCGAAGAAGAAGACGCTGCGCATGATCGGCGACGCCGCCACGCGCTACCGCGAAGACCCGGTGCGCATCATCCGCGCCGTGCGTTTTGCGGCCAAGCTCAGCGGCCTGGGGTTCACGTTTGACGCCAAGACGCTGGAGCCGCTGGCGTCCTCGCGCAAGCTGCTGCTGGATGTGCCGCAGAGCCGCCTGTTCGACGAGATGCTCAAGCTGCTGCAGACCGGCCATTCGCTCGCCAGCGTGGCGCAGCTCAAGGCTGTGGGTCTGAACACGGGCATCTATCCGCTGCTCGACGTGGTGGTGGAGCGCGCCGACGACGAGTTCGTCAAGCTCGCGCTGCAGGACACCGACCGCCGTGTTGGCGAAAGCAAGCCGGTGGCGCCGAGTTTCCTGCTGGCCTGCGTGCTGTGGGCCGACGTGCGCAAGGGCTGGAGCCAGCGCCTGCAGCCGCGTGGCAACCAGCGCCCGCCCCCGGCGTTTGGCGCGCTCCAGGACGCGGTGGACGAGGTGTTCGAGAGCCGCATCGGCGACGTGTCGGGCCGCGGCAAGCTGGGCGCTGACATGCGCGAGATCTGGATGATGCAGCCGCGCTTCGACAAGCGGGTGGGCACGTCGCCTTTCAGCCTGGTGGAGCAGGCCCGGTTCCGCGCCGGTTTCGATTTCCTGCGCCTGCGTGCGCAGGTGGGCGAGGTGGAAGAAGAGCTCGCCCACTGGTGGGAAACCTTCAGCATGGCCAGCGACGAAGTGCGCGAAGACATGGTGGACGCGCAGCGCAAGGTCAACCAGCCCAAGGCGGGCCCGGGCAAAGCACGCCGTGTGAAGAAAGACGACCCCGATCACCCGGTGTCGTCCAACGCCGCTGTACCGGCCGACGATCCGCGCTTTCGCGGCGCGGACGACGGCGATGAAACGTCGGGCGAAGACGGCGGTGAACCGAGCGCCGCCGGCGACGCACCCGAGGGCAGTGCGCCCGCCAAGAAGCGCCGCCGCCGCCGCCGCAAACCCGGTGGCGCTGGTGGCGCCAGCGGCCCTGCCGATGCGGGCGGCGCCGACTGA
- the folK gene encoding 2-amino-4-hydroxy-6-hydroxymethyldihydropteridine diphosphokinase, whose protein sequence is MRAAPTDVRPVRVVVRPEITAFVALGANLGDAAQALRDAFAALAGVPGVRLVKASSLYRTAPIESNGPDYINAVAEIATTLTAPELLMALQAIEHGAGRERPYRNAPRTLDLDLLLYGNASIDSATLTVPHPRMWERAFVLVPLHEIAPGLVTTDMRKAVSEQAIQRV, encoded by the coding sequence ATGCGGGCGGCGCCGACTGACGTCCGGCCGGTCCGGGTTGTGGTACGCCCTGAAATCACGGCCTTTGTGGCACTCGGTGCCAACTTGGGCGACGCCGCACAGGCGCTGCGCGACGCATTCGCCGCGCTGGCCGGCGTGCCCGGTGTGCGGCTGGTGAAGGCGTCCAGCCTGTACCGCACGGCACCCATCGAATCGAACGGGCCGGACTACATCAACGCGGTGGCCGAGATCGCCACCACCCTCACCGCGCCCGAGCTGCTGATGGCGTTGCAAGCCATCGAACACGGCGCAGGGCGCGAGCGGCCCTACCGCAACGCGCCGCGCACGCTGGACCTGGACCTGCTGCTCTACGGCAACGCGAGCATCGACTCAGCAACACTGACCGTGCCGCATCCACGCATGTGGGAGCGCGCGTTCGTGCTGGTGCCGCTGCACGAGATTGCGCCAGGGCTGGTGACCACAGACATGCGGAAAGCGGTGTCAGAGCAAGCGATTCAGCGCGTGTAA
- the pdxH gene encoding pyridoxamine 5'-phosphate oxidase, with amino-acid sequence MNIADLRKSYEKAELSESASHADPLKQFERWLNEAISGEVPEPNAMTLATVGSNLRPSTRIVLIKGYDERGIVWYTNYQSHKGRELAGNPFAALQFHWVEMERVVRIEGMVEKVSDAESDQYFHSRPLDSRIGAWASPQSEVIDSRTVLVTNAAKYGAQFLLQPPRPPHWGGYRLKPDNWQFWQGRKSRLHDRLRYTLQGDGGWLRERLAP; translated from the coding sequence ATGAACATCGCCGACCTGCGCAAAAGCTACGAAAAGGCCGAACTCAGCGAGTCGGCCTCCCACGCCGATCCCTTGAAACAGTTTGAGCGCTGGCTCAACGAGGCCATCAGCGGCGAGGTGCCCGAGCCCAACGCCATGACCCTGGCCACCGTCGGCTCCAACCTGCGTCCGAGCACGCGCATCGTGCTGATCAAGGGCTACGACGAACGCGGCATCGTCTGGTACACCAACTACCAGAGCCACAAGGGCCGCGAGCTGGCCGGCAACCCGTTCGCCGCCTTGCAGTTTCACTGGGTCGAGATGGAGCGCGTGGTGCGCATCGAAGGCATGGTGGAGAAAGTGAGCGACGCCGAGAGCGATCAGTACTTCCACAGCCGCCCGCTGGACAGCCGCATCGGCGCCTGGGCCAGCCCACAAAGCGAAGTGATCGACAGCCGCACCGTGCTGGTGACCAACGCCGCGAAATACGGCGCCCAGTTCCTGCTGCAACCGCCGCGCCCGCCGCACTGGGGCGGCTACCGCCTGAAGCCCGACAACTGGCAGTTCTGGCAGGGCCGCAAGAGCCGCCTGCACGACCGACTGCGCTACACGCTGCAGGGCGATGGTGGGTGGCTGCGGGAGCGGCTGGCGCCTTGA
- a CDS encoding gamma-glutamylcyclotransferase: MADTAAPTTLNAPRTRRPDTWDPARRDGAQMMADTLAQWRSMGPKADLWVFGYASLVWRPEFQAAEQRIARVHGHHRCLHMWSRVNRGTPERPGLVFALMRGGSCTGMALRLPHDQVEAQMPALWAREMPNPVYDPKWLLCRTDQGPVRALAFTLSERSPNHTGPLSDERYREIFTHSCGRYGSTLDYARQTLHGLRAHGIEDHALAQLLRLADDLP; the protein is encoded by the coding sequence ATGGCCGACACCGCCGCACCGACCACCCTCAACGCCCCACGCACCCGCCGGCCAGACACCTGGGACCCGGCCCGGCGCGACGGCGCGCAGATGATGGCCGACACCCTGGCGCAGTGGCGCTCCATGGGCCCGAAGGCCGACCTCTGGGTGTTCGGTTACGCATCCCTGGTGTGGCGCCCCGAGTTCCAGGCCGCCGAGCAGCGCATCGCCCGGGTGCACGGTCACCACCGCTGCCTGCACATGTGGAGCCGGGTGAACCGGGGCACACCCGAGCGCCCGGGCCTGGTGTTCGCCTTGATGCGTGGCGGCAGCTGCACCGGCATGGCCCTGCGCCTGCCCCACGATCAGGTGGAGGCACAGATGCCGGCCTTGTGGGCCCGCGAAATGCCCAACCCGGTGTACGACCCGAAGTGGCTGCTGTGCCGCACCGACCAGGGCCCGGTGCGCGCCCTCGCCTTCACGCTGTCGGAGCGCAGCCCCAACCACACAGGCCCCCTGAGCGACGAGCGCTACCGCGAGATATTCACCCATTCGTGCGGGCGCTACGGCAGCACGCTGGACTACGCCCGCCAGACACTGCATGGCTTGCGCGCGCACGGCATCGAAGACCACGCGCTGGCGCAACTGCTGCGCCTCGCGGACGATCTGCCCTGA
- a CDS encoding OmpA family protein: MSSQDDNPEGRVVAVVLIAAVLLAVGLAVGVGIQKVRAHGAKAAVTATAGAAGAGVAPAGAVVAAGAGTGAAPVAAEAAAATAAPAAASDDASVVVENGVVKFYFAPSKFELAPGALGALADAIAAAKGGKRLVLSGFHDATGDPARNAEIARKRAFAVRDALIGAGVTGSSLELKKPEQTTGTGNNAEARRVEVMIVP, from the coding sequence ATGTCTTCCCAAGATGACAACCCAGAAGGCCGCGTTGTCGCGGTGGTGTTGATTGCAGCGGTGCTGCTGGCGGTGGGCCTTGCGGTGGGTGTGGGGATCCAGAAGGTTCGTGCCCATGGCGCCAAGGCCGCGGTAACGGCCACTGCGGGGGCTGCCGGAGCGGGTGTTGCGCCCGCTGGCGCGGTGGTCGCGGCGGGGGCCGGCACCGGCGCAGCGCCGGTCGCCGCTGAAGCGGCCGCCGCCACCGCGGCGCCCGCCGCCGCAAGCGACGACGCCAGCGTGGTGGTGGAAAACGGCGTGGTGAAGTTCTACTTCGCCCCCAGCAAGTTCGAGCTGGCGCCCGGCGCGCTGGGCGCGCTGGCCGATGCCATCGCGGCCGCCAAGGGCGGCAAGCGCCTCGTGCTGTCGGGGTTCCATGACGCCACGGGCGACCCAGCCAGGAATGCCGAGATCGCCAGGAAGCGCGCGTTCGCCGTGCGCGATGCGCTGATCGGCGCGGGCGTGACCGGTTCCAGCCTGGAGCTCAAGAAGCCCGAGCAGACCACCGGTACCGGCAACAACGCCGAAGCCCGCCGCGTGGAAGTGATGATCGTGCCGTGA
- the gloA gene encoding lactoylglutathione lyase: MRFLHTMLRVGNLQRSIDFYTQVLGMQLLRTSENPQYKYSLAFLGFDGGNPGQAEIELTYNWGTESYELGTAYGHIALGVPDAYAACDKIKAAGGNVTREAGPVAGGSTVIAFVTDPDGYKIELIQRSDHQAGQGLR, encoded by the coding sequence ATGCGATTCCTCCACACCATGCTGCGCGTGGGCAACCTGCAGCGCTCCATCGATTTCTACACCCAGGTGCTGGGCATGCAGCTGCTGCGTACCTCGGAAAATCCGCAATACAAATACTCGCTGGCCTTCCTGGGCTTTGACGGCGGCAACCCCGGCCAGGCCGAGATCGAACTCACCTACAACTGGGGCACCGAAAGCTACGAACTCGGCACGGCCTACGGCCACATCGCCCTGGGCGTGCCCGACGCGTACGCGGCCTGCGACAAGATCAAGGCCGCCGGTGGCAACGTCACGCGCGAGGCCGGTCCGGTGGCCGGTGGCAGCACGGTCATCGCCTTCGTGACCGACCCGGACGGCTACAAGATCGAGCTCATCCAACGGTCGGACCACCAGGCCGGTCAAGGCCTGCGCTGA
- a CDS encoding PaaI family thioesterase — translation MSANDTLDNWLAQEREILQRLERGPGPGVARPEQIAGKTGLEQMQAMLNGDIPFAAIAQTLDFLIVEVGDGSAVFQGTPGLHHLNPMGTVHGGWFATLLDSALGCAVHTKMPPVRAYTTAELSVNIVRALTPKVQRVRAIGRVIHCGRQLATAEAQLVGPDGTLYAHATTTCLVFDLHHKPAGGSTT, via the coding sequence ATGAGCGCGAATGACACCCTGGACAACTGGCTGGCGCAGGAGCGCGAGATCCTTCAACGGCTGGAGCGCGGCCCGGGCCCCGGCGTGGCGAGGCCAGAGCAGATCGCGGGCAAGACCGGGCTGGAGCAGATGCAGGCCATGCTCAACGGTGACATCCCCTTCGCTGCCATCGCCCAGACGCTGGACTTCCTGATCGTCGAGGTCGGCGACGGCAGCGCCGTCTTCCAGGGCACCCCCGGCCTGCACCACCTCAACCCCATGGGCACGGTGCACGGCGGCTGGTTCGCCACCTTGCTCGACTCGGCGCTGGGCTGTGCCGTGCACACCAAAATGCCGCCCGTTCGCGCCTACACCACGGCCGAGCTGAGCGTGAACATCGTGCGAGCACTCACCCCCAAGGTGCAGCGCGTGCGCGCCATCGGCCGCGTGATCCACTGCGGCCGCCAGCTCGCCACCGCCGAAGCACAACTGGTCGGCCCCGACGGAACGCTCTACGCCCATGCCACGACGACCTGCCTGGTCTTCGACCTGCACCACAAACCGGCGGGCGGCTCCACCACATAA
- a CDS encoding MarR family winged helix-turn-helix transcriptional regulator encodes MNPVATASTRTAPAVKPQGCTNLKLRQLMRRIASHYDAELGKTGLKTTQYSLLSYVVKLGPIRAVDLAAQMKMSSSTLSRNLQPLVAAGWLVMGPGADARSRLISATTEGQAKRTEAQRRWRVAQESLNQTLGLDRVRALHSLIDEAMDLLNPEGSTDETA; translated from the coding sequence ATGAACCCTGTCGCCACCGCGTCAACCCGCACAGCCCCTGCGGTCAAGCCCCAGGGCTGCACCAACCTCAAGCTGCGCCAGCTGATGCGCCGCATCGCCAGCCACTACGACGCCGAGCTGGGCAAGACCGGCCTCAAGACCACGCAGTACTCGCTGCTGTCCTACGTGGTGAAGCTCGGGCCGATCCGGGCGGTGGATCTGGCGGCACAGATGAAGATGAGCAGCTCCACGCTCTCGCGCAACCTGCAGCCGCTGGTGGCCGCCGGCTGGCTGGTGATGGGTCCAGGCGCCGACGCGCGCAGCCGCCTCATCAGCGCCACGACCGAAGGCCAGGCCAAGCGCACCGAGGCGCAGCGGCGCTGGCGGGTGGCGCAGGAAAGCCTCAACCAGACCCTGGGCCTGGACCGCGTGCGGGCGCTGCACTCGCTGATCGACGAAGCCATGGACCTGCTCAACCCCGAAGGAAGCACCGATGAAACGGCATGA
- a CDS encoding MFS transporter, whose protein sequence is MKRHDTPVVWWLVLLAAAGAFALTMGTRQTMGFFLSPLNTATGLGVGSISLAFAFGQLWWGLTQPFAGAVADRVGAGRVLLVGVLLVALGTFLTPFMTTTWGLIFAIGVLAAGGAGMAGPSVLMAATARLIPAERRGVATGVVNAGGSFGQFIMAPLAAALTASLGWMGALQALGFIVLLALPAAWVLRGPGPAAAPGAAAPAVALPAREAIRRALGTPSYLLLSAGFFVCGFHVAFLATHLPGVVAACGLPAPVGAWALGVIGLFNIIGSLAMGWAVGRWRMKSLLSLVYTSRAVAVLVFLLAPKTEAVLLVFAAVMGLTFLSTVPPTVGLVAKFFGTGNMAMLFGLVMLSHQVGGFLGAWLGGQVFEATGNYDVVWYIDIVLAVAAALVHLPIKESAPVRLRPA, encoded by the coding sequence ATGAAACGGCATGACACCCCTGTGGTCTGGTGGCTGGTGTTGCTGGCGGCGGCGGGCGCCTTCGCCCTCACCATGGGCACGCGCCAGACCATGGGTTTCTTTCTCTCTCCGCTGAACACCGCCACCGGTCTGGGCGTGGGCAGCATCAGCCTGGCCTTCGCTTTCGGGCAGCTCTGGTGGGGGCTGACACAGCCGTTTGCGGGCGCTGTGGCCGACCGCGTGGGCGCGGGGCGCGTGCTGTTGGTCGGGGTGCTGCTGGTGGCGCTGGGCACGTTCCTCACGCCGTTCATGACGACCACCTGGGGCCTCATCTTCGCCATTGGCGTGCTGGCCGCGGGCGGCGCCGGCATGGCCGGGCCGTCGGTGCTGATGGCCGCCACCGCGCGGCTGATCCCGGCCGAGCGGCGCGGCGTGGCCACGGGCGTGGTGAACGCGGGCGGTTCGTTTGGCCAGTTCATCATGGCGCCGCTGGCCGCTGCGCTCACCGCCAGCCTGGGCTGGATGGGCGCGCTGCAGGCCCTGGGCTTCATCGTGCTGCTGGCCTTGCCCGCCGCCTGGGTGCTGCGCGGGCCCGGCCCGGCCGCTGCGCCGGGTGCTGCGGCGCCGGCCGTGGCGCTGCCGGCGCGCGAGGCCATCCGCCGCGCGCTGGGCACGCCGAGCTACCTGCTGCTGTCGGCCGGGTTCTTCGTCTGCGGTTTTCACGTCGCGTTTCTCGCCACGCACCTGCCGGGCGTGGTGGCGGCCTGCGGGCTGCCGGCGCCGGTGGGGGCCTGGGCGCTGGGCGTGATCGGCCTGTTCAACATCATCGGCAGCCTGGCCATGGGATGGGCCGTGGGCCGCTGGCGCATGAAGTCGCTGCTCTCGCTGGTGTACACCTCGCGCGCCGTGGCGGTGCTGGTGTTCCTGCTGGCGCCCAAGACCGAGGCGGTGTTGCTGGTGTTCGCCGCCGTGATGGGGCTGACGTTTCTCTCGACCGTGCCGCCCACGGTGGGGCTGGTGGCCAAGTTCTTCGGCACCGGCAACATGGCGATGCTGTTCGGTCTGGTGATGCTGTCGCACCAGGTGGGCGGCTTCCTCGGTGCCTGGCTGGGCGGCCAGGTGTTTGAAGCCACCGGCAACTACGACGTGGTCTGGTACATCGACATCGTGCTGGCGGTGGCCGCGGCGCTGGTGCACCTGCCGATCAAGGAGTCGGCGCCAGTGCGTTTGCGGCCCGCCTGA
- a CDS encoding DUF427 domain-containing protein: protein MKATWNGAVIAESDDTVLVEGNHYFPESALNRAFVTFSNHRTACAWKGQAHYHSLLVNGELNPDAAWYYPDPKPEAENIRGRVAFWKGVKVEA from the coding sequence GTGAAGGCCACCTGGAACGGCGCCGTGATCGCCGAAAGCGACGACACCGTGCTGGTCGAGGGCAACCACTACTTTCCCGAAAGCGCGCTCAACCGCGCTTTCGTGACCTTCAGCAACCACCGCACGGCCTGCGCCTGGAAGGGGCAGGCCCACTACCACTCGCTGCTGGTCAACGGCGAGCTGAACCCCGACGCCGCCTGGTACTACCCGGACCCGAAACCCGAGGCCGAGAACATCCGCGGACGTGTGGCGTTCTGGAAGGGCGTCAAGGTCGAGGCCTGA
- a CDS encoding thioredoxin fold domain-containing protein translates to MTTRRFALTFLATTPLWLAACSKEEAGSAPAASRIDTAQAFDTLAAEAKGFTAGALMSAQTVYVLFDPQCPHCSHLWEASLPLHTKLKFVWAPVALLGPKSLPQGAALMQAANPVEAMSAHEKSILAGQGGTAASASIPADIEAAIKANTLLLDRLGAESVPYIVARNATSGQIVARAGSMDTPALAEFLGLARP, encoded by the coding sequence ATGACCACACGACGTTTTGCCTTGACCTTTCTGGCGACCACCCCGCTCTGGCTCGCCGCCTGCTCGAAAGAAGAGGCCGGCAGCGCCCCCGCCGCCAGCCGCATCGACACCGCGCAGGCTTTCGACACGCTGGCCGCCGAGGCCAAAGGCTTCACCGCCGGGGCCTTGATGAGCGCGCAGACCGTCTACGTGCTGTTCGATCCGCAGTGTCCTCACTGCAGCCACTTGTGGGAAGCCTCGCTGCCGCTGCACACCAAGCTCAAGTTCGTCTGGGCGCCGGTGGCCCTGCTCGGCCCCAAGAGCCTGCCCCAGGGGGCGGCCCTGATGCAGGCAGCCAACCCGGTCGAGGCCATGAGCGCCCATGAGAAATCCATCCTTGCCGGCCAGGGCGGCACCGCCGCATCGGCCAGCATCCCGGCCGACATCGAAGCCGCGATCAAAGCCAATACCCTGTTGCTGGACCGTCTAGGTGCCGAGTCGGTGCCCTACATCGTGGCCCGCAACGCCACCAGCGGCCAGATCGTCGCCAGGGCCGGCTCGATGGACACGCCGGCCCTGGCCGAATTTCTGGGCCTGGCACGGCCTTGA
- a CDS encoding DUF6691 family protein encodes MSGFTMTPLKALAVLASGALFGFGLSLSTMIQPEVVLGFLRFQDFGLMLVMGGAVVVTLLTYRFGPRLLRRPLLGGYFHQHVSHWNRDTLAGAALFGVGWGLCGVCPGPAIAGLGTGNTDLLWALGGIALGALAQGLRAKA; translated from the coding sequence ATGAGCGGCTTCACCATGACCCCGCTCAAGGCGCTGGCCGTGCTGGCCAGTGGAGCACTGTTCGGTTTCGGCCTGTCGCTGTCCACCATGATTCAACCGGAGGTGGTGCTGGGTTTTCTGCGCTTCCAGGACTTCGGGCTGATGCTGGTGATGGGCGGTGCGGTGGTGGTCACCCTGCTGACCTACCGCTTCGGGCCGCGGCTGTTGCGCCGGCCGCTGCTCGGCGGATATTTTCATCAGCATGTGAGCCACTGGAACCGCGACACCCTCGCCGGCGCGGCGCTGTTCGGGGTGGGCTGGGGCCTGTGTGGCGTGTGCCCGGGACCGGCCATCGCGGGCCTGGGCACCGGCAACACGGACCTGCTCTGGGCACTGGGCGGCATCGCCCTGGGTGCGCTGGCGCAGGGCTTGCGCGCCAAGGCCTGA
- a CDS encoding YeeE/YedE family protein: protein MDPLASLFPFGWQHYLLGGAFIGAGVALLFVCTGLVGGMSTVFSSTWSFLVKRPFFQQARFTDSRVWRLVYALGLILGALVWWLGFSDGTPGSTDIPAWQLLIGGVLVGYGARLGNGCTSGHGICGLGSLQWPSLAAVLTFMGTAFLTANLVGRWFA, encoded by the coding sequence ATGGACCCACTGGCCTCCCTCTTCCCTTTCGGCTGGCAGCACTACCTGCTCGGCGGTGCGTTCATCGGCGCGGGTGTCGCGCTGCTGTTTGTCTGCACCGGTCTGGTCGGTGGCATGAGCACGGTGTTTTCGTCCACCTGGTCGTTCCTTGTCAAGCGCCCGTTCTTTCAGCAGGCGCGATTCACGGACTCGCGGGTCTGGCGGCTGGTGTATGCGCTGGGTCTGATCCTGGGGGCGCTGGTCTGGTGGCTCGGCTTCTCCGATGGCACGCCCGGCTCCACCGACATCCCCGCCTGGCAACTGCTGATCGGCGGCGTGTTGGTGGGCTACGGCGCGCGGCTGGGCAACGGCTGCACCTCGGGCCACGGCATCTGTGGCCTGGGCTCGCTGCAGTGGCCCTCGCTGGCGGCGGTGCTGACCTTCATGGGCACGGCGTTTCTGACCGCCAACCTCGTCGGAAGGTGGTTCGCATGA